A genomic segment from Sciurus carolinensis chromosome 1, mSciCar1.2, whole genome shotgun sequence encodes:
- the LOC124965276 gene encoding late cornified envelope protein 3D-like yields MSFQQNQQQCQPPPKCPSPKCPQKSPAQCLPAASSGCAASSGGCAGPSSEGGCFLSHHRHHRSHRCRRQSSDSCDGGSGQQSGGSGCGHSSGGCC; encoded by the coding sequence ATGTCCTTCCAGCAGAACCAGCAGCAGTGCCAGCCCCCTCCCAAGTGCCCCTCACCCAAGTGCCCCCAGAAGAGCCCAGCACAGTGTCTGCCCGCAGCCTCCTCTGGCTGTGCTGCCAGCTCAGGAGGGTGTGCTGGCCCCAGCTCTGAGGGTGGCTGCTTCCTGAGCCACCACAGGCACCACAGGTCCCACCGGTGTCGACGTCAGAGCTCAGACTCCTGTGATGGTGGCAGTGGTCAGCAGTCTGGGGGTTCTGGCTGTGGCCACAGCTCAGGGGGCTGTTGCTGA